CCTCTTCACAATCCAGCCAACGCGGCAGGAATTCGTGCCTTCAAGGAATTGCTTCCAAATATTACCAGCGTTGTTGTTTTTGATACTTCATTCCATACAACCATGCCAGAGAAAGCCTATCGCTACCCTCTTCCAAACAAATACTATACTGAAAATAAAGTTCGTAAGTATGGTGCCCATGGGACAAGTCATCAGTTTGTGGCGGGAGAAGCAGCAAAAATTTTGGGTCGCCCCCTAGAAGAGTTGAAATTGATTACTTGTCATATTGGAAATGGTGGTTCTATTACAGCTGTCAAAGGCGGTCAGTCTGTTGATACATCCATGGGCTTCACTCCACTTGGTGGTATTATGATGGGGACTCGTACAGGTGATATTGATCCGGCTATCATCCCCTATTTAATGCAACATACAGATGACTTTAATACACCAGAGGATATCAGTCGAATCCTAAATCGTGAGTCAGGACTTTTGGGTGTTTCTGAGAGATCAAGTGATATGCGTGATATCCACGAAGCTATGCGTGCAGGTGATGAGAAAGCGCAGCTGGCAAATGAGATTTTTGTAGATCGTATCCAAAAATACATTGGTCAGTATTTAGCAGTTTTGAATGGTGCAGATGCTATTATCTTTACAGCCGGAATCGGAGAAAACT
Above is a window of Streptococcus oralis subsp. dentisani DNA encoding:
- a CDS encoding acetate kinase, coding for MTKTIAINAGSSSLKWQLYQMPEEVVLAKGLIERIGLKDSISTVKFDGRSEKQILDIDDHTQAVKILLDDLIRFDIIKGYDEITGVGHRVVAGGEYFKESTLVEGDVLEKVEELGLLAPLHNPANAAGIRAFKELLPNITSVVVFDTSFHTTMPEKAYRYPLPNKYYTENKVRKYGAHGTSHQFVAGEAAKILGRPLEELKLITCHIGNGGSITAVKGGQSVDTSMGFTPLGGIMMGTRTGDIDPAIIPYLMQHTDDFNTPEDISRILNRESGLLGVSERSSDMRDIHEAMRAGDEKAQLANEIFVDRIQKYIGQYLAVLNGADAIIFTAGIGENSVTIRQMVIEGISWFGCDVDPEKNVFGATGDISTEAAKVRVLVIPTDEELVIARDVERLKK